The genomic segment GGTAAATCAAATACCGGTTATCAATTCGTGGTCGATGAACTCATTCACCACAAAGCGAGCGACAAAGAGGTGCGTGATGAGGCGATTAAGATCATGCTGGTGCGCTATTCGAACCAGTTAAAACGTCGTTTATCAGGCTTGACCACGATTGCCTCTCTCGCGCCAATGCTCGGTCTATTGGGCACGATTGTTGGCTTGATGCGCTCATTCCGCGATATTGGTTTGAGTGATGGACCGGTTAACCCGTCAATTGTTGCTGATGGTTTATGGCAAGCGTTGTCTACGACGGCGGCGGGGATGATCATCGCCGTCATCTGCGTGTTATGTCACGCCTTGATTCAGTCGCGTATTCGTCTTCATCTAACGGAAGCGGCAGACGTACTTAACCACTTCTCGCACTGTATTCATATCGAAGAAGAAAACCAGAATGATTGATCTTAGTGAACCGGAAAGCGGAACATCGCTACAGGACGCGATGACACCCATGATCGACGTTATTTTTGTGCTTATCGCCTTTATGATGCTGATGATCAACGTGCCTTTGATGACGATGGAAGTGGATCTGCCTAAGGCTATGGAAAAAGTGCAAACGGCTGCGGTGAAAAAACAGGTGGTGTCGATTGCGGTACAACCCAATAGCGAGCAGTGGATCGTCAACAACGAGACCGTCGATTCTCTGGAGCAACTAAAAAGCTATTTGCAGACCGAAAAGCAGCAGCATGGCGACCAGTTAAGTATCGTGATTCACAGTGACAAACAAGTGGTGATGGAAAGAGTCGTCAAGTTGTTTGCGACTCTGCAAGCATTAGAACTTAATGTGACCCATCTGGCACTGAAAGATTAGAGCAGACCGGAATGAAGTTGAAATGGTTTGGCTTTGAACAGTTTTTACTGCTGTCCTTTGTTGTCCATGCCGCTGGATTTGCCATCTGGTGGCTAGACAATGACGATGACATTATCGTAGCCAAAAAAGTAGAGACCTTAAACATCAGTGTTGGTTTGCAAGCGGCACTGGCAGGTGCTCAAGTGGCGACGCCAACCTTGGTTGCTCAGCCCAAACTTGAACCGGTGGAACAAGAAATTGAGCCTCCGCAAGAGTTCGAAGAGCAGGAAGAACCTTTAGAGCCGGTGGAGCAAGAACACTTGGTGGAAGAGGTGGTTCCCGTTCTCGCGCCAAAACCCGTGGAAACGCCTAAGCCTGAACCAAAACCTAAGCCAAAACCTGAACCGAAACCAACGGTGAAAAAGAAGCCCGTTGAAAAGCAATCGGTCGAGAAAACGCTGAAAAAGGTTGAGCCTAAACCTAAGTCAGAGCAACAACCTAAGTCAGAGCAACAACCTAAGCCAGAACCCAAACCGCTAAAACCTCAGCAAGCAACCCCTAACATGCAAGCGCAGAAGTTGGGTTCACAAGGGGTTAATGGTGCAAAGGCGAATGAGGTGACTCAACAAGATACCGGTGTTGGTAAAGCAACGGGTGGTATCCAGAATGATGAGCAGTTTGACTATTTGATTCATCAACACTTGCTTAAGCATAAAACGGCGCCGAAGATGCTCAAGTCAAAGCGCCAGCGGGGTGTGGTGAAAGTTGAATTCACCATCGATCGAAATGGTAACGTGCTGAGTTACAAGCTGGTAAAGCCGTCACGTATTCGCGACTTTGACCGAGCGGCCATTAAGCTAGGGCGTAAAGCTGCGCCGTTTCCTAAAGCGCCGGACTTTATTACCTGGCAGCAACGTACTTTCACCGTCGATGTTATTTACCAAATTAAATAGCAAGCTAAAACACGAGACAATTGATGACCTCAAGAGAGCAAACCCGGCTTGAGGTCACTTTAACCTGACGAAACATTATGAAAATCCAATCTCTCTCCGCGTTATCGAGTCATACCTTGAAGAGCCATACCTCGAAGGGCAGTCACTCATATCCCAAGGCTGTCGATCATGACAAGCTAACCGCGCTATGGTCGACATCGGTTTCTGGTTTGAATTTACAGCAGGCATTAACCCAACTGATAGCCGATGACCCACGCAACGAACTCACAGTCAAAGCGCAAAATTCAGTGCGACTGACGACTTGGCTCGGTGAGCACTTTGAGGCATTAATGACGGTTCATGCCGACTTTACTGGCTTGGGAAAAGCGGTCTGCGCTTCGTTGTGGCATAAGCAGTTAGTGGAGTTGCTGATGCCTACCTTGGTTGCACTCCGTTTCCAATACCGATTAGTGCCCGCTGATGGTTTACTGGCGATCGGCTTGGATATTGAGCCCAATGGCAGAATTAATACCATCTCAATCCCCGAGGGCACGGTCGATAAAGAGAATGAACTCGCCCTTGATAGCGCATTTAAGACCATCATTGCCCAGTTTGCTGAGAGTTTGCAGCCTCTTTTTGCGGATCAGAGAGTGAACAGCAAGCGTTTTTGGGGCAACCTAAGCAATGCCCTTGCACAGGGTTTTACACGTCTAGCCCCTCGTGATTCTCAGCCGTTTACTCAAGCGGATTGCGACCAGATTAATCTTTGGCTGGCACAGGTACTGCCGCCTGAAGCCTCATTGGTTGAGGTAAAGCTAGCACAAAGTCACTCGCGTAGTATGTTCTACGTTAGGCGTAAGACCTGCTGTTTAAAATACAAACTTGATAAAGTGCGCATGTGTCAGACATGCAACCTGAAACAGCTAAGTGAACAGGAAAAATTCTATACAAATAAATTAGTTAACGCTTAGTTGGGGTTGTAATAATTTGTAACTTCCTTAATATAAATAGTCATAATCAAGGGAATGATTTGTGGTATGAATATATTTAAACAGTTATCTTTGCTGGCTTTATTTTCAGTTGGCTATCCACTATCTGGACACGCTCAGTCGGTCGATGTTGAGCAGTTGAAGATAGATCTTGAATCGGTACAGCTGCCTTTTAAGACCTCTGATGGATCGATAGAGATGCGCGCTGTTGCTGCCGATCACATTGCTTATCCTAGCTATGGCGCTTTTTTTATTCTTCGCGCCCAAGATGCCACTCTAATTACACCAAATGCATTGATTTTAGATCCGCCAGTCTGTCAGTTTGATGTGAGCCATAACAAAGAGGCCATTTATCTCAGCCAATATGGCGGTAGTCTTACGTTAAAGCAGTCACAATACTCGGCATCAGGTGGTGTGACTTATTCTTGGAGATTTAGCAATAAGTCTACCGAGCAAGCGTGTCAGAGTTTAGCTCAGTCTTATCAGCAAACGATGTCTGAGTCGGATGCTGAGCAATTAAATCTGCAATTACTTCAGATATCACAAGATTTAGTCCAAGCGATGCTGTTTGTTAAAGAACACAGCAGCAAAGAACATGAGCAACAACAAAATCGCATGCTATCTAGGTCTCACGTGCAGGTGCTCAAGCTACAAAATCAGTTGTGGAAGCAATTTCCACAGTTGCTGCCAGAGCCGCTGGGAGGAGACTACCAAGTAGGCACAGACCAATCTAAGCCAATGTTTAATCAATGTACCAAGGATGAGGAATAGCCATGAACATTACACTGACTCCAGTAGGGAGCTTTATCTTATTTGCCGTTGTCGTCATCATGCTGTTGGTCAACGCTATGATTGCGGGTTACGCCTACAAAGCACAATGTGCCCCTCAGAGTCGATTTAGTGTGCTAATGATTATGGTCATGACCATGATTATTCCAATCTGGGGTTGGCTCGCTTGTCGTCCCGCTAAAACACAGTAGTCGCACTGATATTGTGCTTATTGTTTATAGATAGCTTTGTTATTTACAGAAAAGCCGAGGCGTGGAATGTTTCCAGTCTCGGCTTTTTTGTTCTAATCCCTTTTCAAATATAGGGTTATGAGTGCACAGCAGCATAAATTGGTCGTCTGGGTTATTTAAGGGCGAGTTTGCTCATTTTTGGTGCAGTCGCAGCTCAGTTTGGTCTTGGGTCTGTTGCAGATACGTCTAGATACTTAGACTTGGTTAAAAAAATAAACTATTTAGTTATGGAATGGATGTTGCTTATACCCTTAAGTTACTTCGCATCACGCGATAACTTCGGTGCCACTTTGAAAATGAAATAAAAAATACCGAACAAAAATGGGTACGTTAATCCAAAACCAAGGAAGGTAAGTATATGGAGACACGTAAAGAGAGCAGCAGTTTGGCCAGTCTACCCAAGTTACTTTGGGTATTGTTTTTCGTCGTCACGGTGTGTGGCGTATTCATCCCTCAACAAATAACCGTCTATCTCTTGGCATCATTGAGTTTATCTACCGTGATGCTGCTGACGATGTTGTGCGCCGAATTGCGCACTCTCGTCAGTCATCTCAAGCGAAATCAAGAACCTGATGTAAAACAGAGTCGATGGACTCTGTCCCTCTATCACGCCATTGATGACTTACTTTTGGTCGAGCGTCGCAAGGTCAATCAGGCAAGATCAATCACTACAGAGATGGCCTATTGTGCACAAGAGTTAGCGGCGAACGCTGCCGATGCTGCCACCGCGAGTCAGCAGCAAGCGGATGCCACTTCATCGTCAGCTTCGGCGGCAACGGAGATCTCGATGAGTATCGAAGAGGTTTCAGAGCGGCTTGAACAAACCCGCCAATCTATGCAGCAAGGTAAATCCCTTTGTGACCAAGGTAGTGAGGCTCTTGAGGAGACTCGTAGCAGCGTGCAGACCGTTGAACAGCAGGTGCTAACGACCAAGCAAAGCATTGAGAAACTCGATAACAAGTTGCAATCCGTCACCGAGATGTCGCAGTTTATTCGTGAAATTGCAGAGCAAACCAACTTGCTTGCTTTGAACGCGGCGATAGAGGCCGCAAGAGCGGGTGAGCATGGTCGTGGATTTAGTGTGGTCGCCGAAGAAGTAGGGCGACTCGCAAAACGCAGTCATGAATCAGCCAATGAGATTACCACTCATATCAATGATGTGACGCAGAGCATGAACGATGTCACCGAGTTGATGGGAGAGGTGTCTGACGGCAATCAGCGGTGTTCACAGCGTGTGACCATTGCTTATGAGTCACTGCAAAACATGGTTGCTTCCATTGAATCTGTGACCGATCAAGTGGCAGGCATTTCTGCTGCATCGGAGCAACAGGCTATCGCCATCAACGAAATATCAGAGAGCATGGAGCAGATCGCGACCACGGCTCACCATAACGCCAATACCGCCACTGACAACGCTCAGGTCGCGGCTCATTTAGACACGCTAACAGCAAAAGAGGTGGCATAATGCAAAACGAACACACACAGATTGTTGCGCTGGTAGTCGTGATGATTACCTTGATGGCATTCGTTGCATGGTTCTCTATGATCATGACTGGCAGTCGTTTGCAAAAGAAAAGTCGTCGTTTACAAGGTTTAGTCTGGCTAGAGACGTTACGCAATTTACTCAGTTTGATTCAACAACATCGAGGCATCACCAACGGTATTTTATGTGGCGATGACAAGTTAAAAACCCGCTTGCCTCGGTTGAAAAATGACATCCACGATACTTTAAGTCAGTTACGTGCTATTGATGATGCGGTTCAGGAGAAATCTAGCTGGCGTCAAGTCGATCAAGGCTGGACGGAGTTAGACCGTGCTTTTAGTGGCATGACGCCCAAAGATAACTTAAGCAAACATAACTTAAGCAAACACAATGCCTTAATTCTCTCTTTGTTGTTTGTCATTGATGATTGTGCCCAACATTATCGTTTGGGAGAGATGAAAGACGAAAATGCTCAGTCGATCAAAATTTTGTGGCAAGAGTGGTTGGTTGCCACCGAACACATCGGTCAGGCGCGTGCTATCGGTACAGGGGTTGCGGCTCAGAAGTTATGTAGTAGTGTTGACCGAATCCGACTTAAGTACTTACATCAATCTATCAAAGCCTTTGTACAACAGAGTCGAGGTCAGAATTACCGCGAGATCACTCAACTGCTGAACATCATAGAACAGCGCATTGTGGTGGATAAACCCGATATTAAGGCGAGTGACTATTTCGATACCGCAACCAAGGCATTAGATGAGGTTTTTCAGCTATTTGATGGTAAAGTCAGTCAATTGAAACAACAAGTCGACGCGAATGGTGCGATTCGAAGTATCAGTTAATATGCAAACGATTCGTTAATATTCGAACCATCAGGCAACCCGTCGTGACGCTAAGGATAATGAATGAGTATGGTAACAATTCGCTCTGTTGTAGATAGTGATACTCCGGCATTACTCGCAATACAACTTACTCCGTCGCAGGTACAATTTGCGGCGTCACCACAAGCGTTTTTAAACAATCGGGATAGTGATGGTGTGGATCGCTATGTGATTGAGAGTGACGGGCAGTTAGTCGGTTTTTTTAAGGTAGAGCCTGACTTTTTTCAGCAATACGATTTTTGTTCCCATGGAGCGATCGGTTTGCGTTCGTTCGCTATCGACAACCGCTTTCAAGGTCAAGGCTTGGGAACCGCGTCGGTAAAGCGAATGGTGTCGCAATTAGGGGATGATTACCCTGATGCTAAAGAAATATACCTCACAGTAAACTGCCGCAATCCAGCTGCACGGATGTGTTATTTAAACGCGGGCTTTATTGATACTGAACAGCTCTATCTCGGTGGACCGGCAGGACCGCAGCATATTATGTCTGCGGATCTTAAATCGGTGTTATAGCGATCACCTTAGGTGGGTTGGCTATCTTCGCCATTCGTTAATCTTTATAGTATTCGCTGACTGATATGGGCAAGTCTGCACAGGCGACACTTCTCACAATGCGTTGGTCACAGAGGCTTAAATCGACCATTTTTACTGGGATAGTTGTCGCCAATTTGCTTGAAAAAAAGCACTTAATCATGGGCTTAGTCGCGATTGCTGTCGAATTCCAGACAATACCGACTTCCCCATTGGTCAGTTCCACCATTGAGCCCAACGGATAAACCCCCACACAGTTAATAAACTTATACACCAAACTGCGATCTAGGGTGCCATCCGCGGCCATATTGGTGAGTATTTTAAAGGCTTCAATGCTGTCCATACCACGCTTGTAGACGCGCTCCGCCGTCAGAGCATCATAGACATCAACAATGCTTGCCATGCGCACGTACAGAGGAATATGTTCACCTTTGACCCCAAGTGGATAGCCGGTACCATCGATCTTTTCGTGGTGCAGTAAGCAGATCTCCTTGCTGATGCGACTGATGTTTGACAGGTTATTGGCTCGACGGAAGCCTAGTTGAGGGTGTTGCTTAATGTGTTCAAATTCTTTTGGCGACAATTTTGAGGGCTTGTTGAGTACCTCTTGGTCTAGATCTATTTTGCCAAGATCATGAATTAAACCGCCGATAGCAAGTTGCGAAAGGGTGTGTTGATCCAATTTTAAGAAATGACCAAATCGGACTAACAAAAACGCCGTGCTGATGGAGTGTTCCAGCAAGTAGGTGTTTGCCTCTCGCATCGTCATGGTAATACGAAGCATGCTCTCATCTGCTGACACCGCTGCAACGATGGAGTCAGACCAATCATTGAGTTCCTCCGCCATTTTTTCCAGATTGGCAATGTCTTTATCAATTAACTTGGAGACGATATTTCGTGTTTCGAGTACCAATACCGCAGGGTGGTTCATGCCTTTATGAGGTGATGCGTCGCTATTACCCGTTTGCTCTTCTGGGGATTGTGGCGCTGAAGGCGTGCGGGTGACTGACGCGTTTTGCTTTTTGGCTGGCGACCTCTTTTCTAGTGCTGGCTTGGGAAAAATACACTCTTTGGCAGAGAGTGACTTATCTACCCAAACAAAGCGAATACCGCGCTTTTCTAGCTCAGCAATGTCCTTGTATGATGAAATCCTTCCTTGCACTTTGAGTTGACTCTCTTTCGATGCTTCCAACGAGGAAACAAACATCCCAGGCATAAGGTAAGAAAGCTCTAATTTTTGTGTTTTTGGTGCAGGCATTTTTATAACGTACTCTAGTTTTACTACGGTTTATTTTAGATGACACAAGTAAAGACAAATGTCTTGGTTGTCACAAACTGTATGTGTGACTGTAAAAAACCTAAAAAAAGGCATATTGATAGTGAATTATTCAATATCAATATGCCGTGATTGGCGTTCCTGAGAACTAAAAAAACTAAAGGCTATGGTTCAAAATACAGGAATTCAACGTATTGTAGGGAGTGCGAGTTGAAGAGTAAACCCTTCTTTATATTCAATAAGTTAAATGGTATTGGTGCCGCAACTCACCAACAGGATTGGGTTGCGGTACCTCAATATTAATGACTGTTCTCAAACGCCAGCACTTTGCGCTCAACACGACGGAAAATCAGCGTGAGCAAGCCGTTTACCGCAAGATAAAACAGCCCAGCAGTACCGAAAACCGCTAATGTGTCATAGGTTTGTGCGTTGATCCGCTGAGCGTAACCCATGATGTCCATAATGGTGATCGTACTGGCTAAAGACGTGCCTTTAAACACCAAGATCACTTCGTTCGAATACGCTGGGATTGCACGGCGAATGGCAAACGGCAGCAATACCGCTAACGTCTGTTTGCGATTCATCCCTAACGCTCGGCATGCCTGCCATTGACCGGATGGGATAGCGTTATAGGCACCCTTAAACAATTGAGTACTGTATGCCGCCGTATTAAGAGCCAGCGCGAGCATGGCACAGAACCACGGTTCTTTAAACCATGTCCATAGGAAACTCTGCCTTATCCAGTCAAATTGTCCCGGTCCGTAGTAAACGAGGAAAATTTGGATAAGAAGTGGCGTTCCGGTGAAAAGGGTAATCAGGCCTCGTGTCAACCAATGGGCAATCGGCGTGCGTAATATCAGCGATAGGGTCATCAGCAGTGCGAGAACGCAACCGACAAATAGTGAGACAAAGGTGAGCTGCAAACTGGTTACCAAGCCGTCAAACAGTTGCCAAATATGTTGTTGGTTCATGCGGTTGCTCCTGTGTGACTGCTGGATTGCTCTTGAATCGAGAAGCGTTTATCAATGATCTTCACTACTTTTTGAGTCACTAAGGTAATCAGCAAATACACCACAGCAGCCGTTGCGTACCAAGTGAAAGCCTCATGGGTCGCTGCAGAAGTGAGCTGAGCTTGTTTCATTAAATCGGTGACACCGATAAGCGAAACCAGTGCGGTATCCTTGAGGAGCACCAGCCATTGGTTAGTTAATCCCGGCAAGGCGTGTTTTACCGCTTGAGGTAACACAATACGCAAGAAAGTGCGAGGGCGACTGATACCCAGTGCGCTTGCGGCTTCTCGCTGACCTTTAGGCACGGCTTTTAGAGCACCACGGATAGTTTGCGAGGCATACGATGCAAAAATGAGTGATAGCGCGATTACACCGGATAAAAATGGGCTGACCTCAATAAAGTCGCCAGTGATCAAGAATAGGACTTGAGTCGAGCCAAAAAAGATAAACAGAACCACCAACAGTTCAGGCAAGCCACGTATCACAGTCACAATGGCACTAGTGGGCCAACTAATGACGCGTTTACGTGACATTTCACCAGCAGCGAACAGTACCGCTAGCAATAAACCGACCAAAAGGCTGACAAAGGCAAGCTGGAGTGTGACCCAGCTTGCTTGCAACAAAGAGGCGGAATAACCCGTCAAACCCATATTAGTTACCGAAGTACTTGTTGAAGATAGCTTGGTATTCGCCGTTAGCTTTGACTGCCGCAAGCGCTTGGTTTAGCTGGTCAACGAGTTCTTGATTACCTTTGTTAACGGCGATACCAAAACCGTTACCAAAATAGGCTGGGTTAGTAATTTGCTCGCCCACGTAGGTCAGCTTATCGTTTTTGTTAAACCACTCAGCGACGACCGCAGTGTCACCAAATACCGAGTCGATACGACCGTTTTGCATATCAATAAAGGCATCTTGATAGCTCGCGTAAGGAACGGTAGTCACGCCCGGCATCTGTTCGATCAGGTAGCTTTGGTGTGTTGAACCATTTTGGACACCGATCTTCTTGCCTTCAAGTGCCGCTTTATCCGCCACTTGACCCTCAATGGCGACGAAGGCAGCTGAGTTGTCATAGTACGCATCGGTAAAGCTCACTTGTTGTTGACGCGCTTCGGTAATATCCATTGCAGAGATTGCAGCATCATAGCGTTTGAATTTCAGTGCTGGGATCAGGCTGTCAAATGCTTGGTTATGGAAACTGCATTTTGCCTCTATCTGCTGACAGAGTGCATTAGCCAGATCGACATCAAAGCCTTGGATCTGGTTATTCTCATCCATGTATTCAAAAGGGGCATAGGTCGCTTCCATGGCAAATTTGATTGTTTGCTGTGCCATTGCACCAGTGGATGCGAAACCGATAAGTGAAGCGAGTAGAATTTTTTTCATGACGATTCTCCAGTTGTGCTTTGTATAAGAGGCAAAGCAGGCTCGTTTGATTTTAGTTAGTTTTAGTGAGTGAGATAGTCGGCGAAAGCCTGTGTCTCAGGGTTGTCGAACGCTTGTTTTGTACCGTGTTCAACAATATGACCACGTTCTAAATAGAGGACGTGACTGGCAATTTTTTTTGCGAAATCGACTTCATGGGTTACCACGACTTGAGTGATACCCGTTTGGCTAAGGTCTTTAATGATGTTGACGACCTGAGAAGTGATCTCGGGATCCAGCGCCGCCGTCGGTTCATCGAACAATAAGATCTCAGGTTTCATCATTAAGGCGCGAGCGATAGCGACCCGTTGTTGTTGACCTCCTGAGAGTTGCAGCGGCCAAGCGTTGGCTTTGTCGGCAAGTTGCAGTTTGCCCAGTAGCGCCATCGCTTCGGATTCAGCTTGCGCTTTTGATAGACCCGCCACCTTGGTTGGGGCTTCAATCAAGTTTTCCATCACGGTTAAATGTGGCCAGAGGTTATATTGTTGAAAAACCATGCCGACCTTGCGACGCAAATTCAATCCTTGTTTCTCCGCGATAGGCTTAGAGAAATCAAAAGCTTCATTAGCAAGGGAGAGTGAGCCTTGAGAAGCGGTTTCAAGCAGGTTAAGAACACGCAGTAACGAGCTTTTTCCTGCTCCACTTGGACCAAGCAAAACTAAGGTTTCACCTTTCTCACAGACAAAGCTGACATCGTGCAACACTTGGGTGTCACCATAGAACTTGTTGATTTGATTAACTCGAATACTCATGCTGATAAACCGCATATAAACTCAATTTTCGCTTATACTACTTTACTTGCGATTTTATGCAATAAAAATGTATAAAAATATCAATTGATGGAGTTTTGTGTCGTAACTTGCTCTAAAAGTAGACAATTAGTTAAATGCTGTTGATGAGGGAGACGGGGGATTGTATCGCCATCGTGTTGAATTGATGGCGATAGATGAGCTGAGTATTTGAATTAACTGACGGCTTGAAGCGAGGCGGAATGGCGATGGTGAATTGTTGTCTCTTGCACTAAACGTTGTGTGGTGCGAGAGTAG from the Vibrio hippocampi genome contains:
- a CDS encoding HD-GYP domain-containing protein; this encodes MPAPKTQKLELSYLMPGMFVSSLEASKESQLKVQGRISSYKDIAELEKRGIRFVWVDKSLSAKECIFPKPALEKRSPAKKQNASVTRTPSAPQSPEEQTGNSDASPHKGMNHPAVLVLETRNIVSKLIDKDIANLEKMAEELNDWSDSIVAAVSADESMLRITMTMREANTYLLEHSISTAFLLVRFGHFLKLDQHTLSQLAIGGLIHDLGKIDLDQEVLNKPSKLSPKEFEHIKQHPQLGFRRANNLSNISRISKEICLLHHEKIDGTGYPLGVKGEHIPLYVRMASIVDVYDALTAERVYKRGMDSIEAFKILTNMAADGTLDRSLVYKFINCVGVYPLGSMVELTNGEVGIVWNSTAIATKPMIKCFFSSKLATTIPVKMVDLSLCDQRIVRSVACADLPISVSEYYKD
- a CDS encoding GNAT family N-acetyltransferase translates to MSMVTIRSVVDSDTPALLAIQLTPSQVQFAASPQAFLNNRDSDGVDRYVIESDGQLVGFFKVEPDFFQQYDFCSHGAIGLRSFAIDNRFQGQGLGTASVKRMVSQLGDDYPDAKEIYLTVNCRNPAARMCYLNAGFIDTEQLYLGGPAGPQHIMSADLKSVL
- a CDS encoding energy transducer TonB; translation: MKLKWFGFEQFLLLSFVVHAAGFAIWWLDNDDDIIVAKKVETLNISVGLQAALAGAQVATPTLVAQPKLEPVEQEIEPPQEFEEQEEPLEPVEQEHLVEEVVPVLAPKPVETPKPEPKPKPKPEPKPTVKKKPVEKQSVEKTLKKVEPKPKSEQQPKSEQQPKPEPKPLKPQQATPNMQAQKLGSQGVNGAKANEVTQQDTGVGKATGGIQNDEQFDYLIHQHLLKHKTAPKMLKSKRQRGVVKVEFTIDRNGNVLSYKLVKPSRIRDFDRAAIKLGRKAAPFPKAPDFITWQQRTFTVDVIYQIK
- a CDS encoding arginine ABC transporter substrate-binding protein translates to MKKILLASLIGFASTGAMAQQTIKFAMEATYAPFEYMDENNQIQGFDVDLANALCQQIEAKCSFHNQAFDSLIPALKFKRYDAAISAMDITEARQQQVSFTDAYYDNSAAFVAIEGQVADKAALEGKKIGVQNGSTHQSYLIEQMPGVTTVPYASYQDAFIDMQNGRIDSVFGDTAVVAEWFNKNDKLTYVGEQITNPAYFGNGFGIAVNKGNQELVDQLNQALAAVKANGEYQAIFNKYFGN
- a CDS encoding MotA/TolQ/ExbB proton channel family protein, giving the protein MLNDTWNIATGAPLVLCSAFAVALIFERLFFVMRKRGLTKPDNKLIFTALHEHKIKQALEVLGKSNTGYQFVVDELIHHKASDKEVRDEAIKIMLVRYSNQLKRRLSGLTTIASLAPMLGLLGTIVGLMRSFRDIGLSDGPVNPSIVADGLWQALSTTAAGMIIAVICVLCHALIQSRIRLHLTEAADVLNHFSHCIHIEEENQND
- the artQ gene encoding arginine ABC transporter permease ArtQ, which gives rise to MGLTGYSASLLQASWVTLQLAFVSLLVGLLLAVLFAAGEMSRKRVISWPTSAIVTVIRGLPELLVVLFIFFGSTQVLFLITGDFIEVSPFLSGVIALSLIFASYASQTIRGALKAVPKGQREAASALGISRPRTFLRIVLPQAVKHALPGLTNQWLVLLKDTALVSLIGVTDLMKQAQLTSAATHEAFTWYATAAVVYLLITLVTQKVVKIIDKRFSIQEQSSSHTGATA
- the artM gene encoding arginine ABC transporter permease ArtM, which encodes MNQQHIWQLFDGLVTSLQLTFVSLFVGCVLALLMTLSLILRTPIAHWLTRGLITLFTGTPLLIQIFLVYYGPGQFDWIRQSFLWTWFKEPWFCAMLALALNTAAYSTQLFKGAYNAIPSGQWQACRALGMNRKQTLAVLLPFAIRRAIPAYSNEVILVFKGTSLASTITIMDIMGYAQRINAQTYDTLAVFGTAGLFYLAVNGLLTLIFRRVERKVLAFENSH
- a CDS encoding IucA/IucC family C-terminal-domain containing protein is translated as MKIQSLSALSSHTLKSHTSKGSHSYPKAVDHDKLTALWSTSVSGLNLQQALTQLIADDPRNELTVKAQNSVRLTTWLGEHFEALMTVHADFTGLGKAVCASLWHKQLVELLMPTLVALRFQYRLVPADGLLAIGLDIEPNGRINTISIPEGTVDKENELALDSAFKTIIAQFAESLQPLFADQRVNSKRFWGNLSNALAQGFTRLAPRDSQPFTQADCDQINLWLAQVLPPEASLVEVKLAQSHSRSMFYVRRKTCCLKYKLDKVRMCQTCNLKQLSEQEKFYTNKLVNA
- the artP gene encoding arginine ABC transporter ATP-binding protein ArtP; this encodes MSIRVNQINKFYGDTQVLHDVSFVCEKGETLVLLGPSGAGKSSLLRVLNLLETASQGSLSLANEAFDFSKPIAEKQGLNLRRKVGMVFQQYNLWPHLTVMENLIEAPTKVAGLSKAQAESEAMALLGKLQLADKANAWPLQLSGGQQQRVAIARALMMKPEILLFDEPTAALDPEITSQVVNIIKDLSQTGITQVVVTHEVDFAKKIASHVLYLERGHIVEHGTKQAFDNPETQAFADYLTH
- a CDS encoding ExbD/TolR family protein, producing MIDLSEPESGTSLQDAMTPMIDVIFVLIAFMMLMINVPLMTMEVDLPKAMEKVQTAAVKKQVVSIAVQPNSEQWIVNNETVDSLEQLKSYLQTEKQQHGDQLSIVIHSDKQVVMERVVKLFATLQALELNVTHLALKD
- a CDS encoding methyl-accepting chemotaxis protein, whose protein sequence is METRKESSSLASLPKLLWVLFFVVTVCGVFIPQQITVYLLASLSLSTVMLLTMLCAELRTLVSHLKRNQEPDVKQSRWTLSLYHAIDDLLLVERRKVNQARSITTEMAYCAQELAANAADAATASQQQADATSSSASAATEISMSIEEVSERLEQTRQSMQQGKSLCDQGSEALEETRSSVQTVEQQVLTTKQSIEKLDNKLQSVTEMSQFIREIAEQTNLLALNAAIEAARAGEHGRGFSVVAEEVGRLAKRSHESANEITTHINDVTQSMNDVTELMGEVSDGNQRCSQRVTIAYESLQNMVASIESVTDQVAGISAASEQQAIAINEISESMEQIATTAHHNANTATDNAQVAAHLDTLTAKEVA